DNA from Diabrotica undecimpunctata isolate CICGRU unplaced genomic scaffold, icDiaUnde3 ctg00000572.1, whole genome shotgun sequence:
TGTTCTCCACTCGGGACGATTAAAATGTACAAAACATGGCAGACGAGTCTGAACTTCAAAATCTTGAACTGCTTTTGTGGGTAATTTATACCAAGATCGAAGTAATTCCAACGGTTCCACACATTTTCTAAAGTATGGTAGGGTAAAGTTTTCTAATTCTGCTTCAGTAAACTTGTACAAAGGTTTTTGCGGATGTTGAGCCATTAATTTTGCTTTGTGACAACACTCCATTGCTATTAACCTGTTAATGTTCTTAAACATCaaacttactttttatttatgtaaatcaAGGTCACCTCTACTCAGCAACTAAGGCATGCGCAGTGTTTAAAATGTAAACTACATAAATTGAGGATTTTAAAAGCGATCCTTAGTAACATTTAGTTCGTCGTAATATAAGTTAAACAGTAAATAATTTTcagaaatttagtaaaattttgTTCGTCGTGAGATTAGaaaggtaataaatatttttcaatcaaTATTGTTGctaacattattaatttttagaatttaGTCATGGATGCATGTTTAGATGGTACAAAAACTCTCAACGTAGCTGAAGCTGTCCGAAATTTGCAATGGGTTTTGAATGAAAAGGCATACGATTTTGAATACGAAGCCGAGCGAGCTACCATAAGAATGAGAAGATATACGGTAGAAGATTGTAATAAAAAATCAGCAACATATTACACGGGAGCGAGAATCTGCGAAGattatttatctaataaaatATGCATGTGttgctttttaaaaaaaattaaaaatctaggGCTGACTGATTTTTTACATCAACACAAAGATGTTCTACCTAAACATTGTTTTGAAGATGAAGGGGTAGATACTGTAAATACAtgtaaatacaataaataaataatatattttattttgtagttttcATTTCAACACAACAAAGCATTACAACAAGAATTGGAggaatttatgaaaaaaattaaagaactaaaagaaaaaataaaacaattcgaAGACAAGCAAGTAATGTTTAAATCATTTAGTAAACTACACTTAAGTAAATTTCGCAGAAAAATTAAACCGTATActatgtaatttttgtattaataaatgattttaatgcCAATTGATTGtttgttttacaatatttataactaagaaataaaacaaaaataatgtaatatatttttatttttgcattaaaaaagtattatacaACCAAAATACATTAGATAAAGCACAAATACATTTTTTACTATTATGATAAAAACAAGCAGGTTCCTTAACTTCTAATGATGGTTGTTCATCCAATTCGTATAAAGGAACagcaatgtatttttttaaataatttttcttttccaaccCTTTGACGTAAACTGCATCAGCGTTTTGTGTaatatcctttaaaatatttgcaaaatgataaagggGTGTAAAACCAAAATTCCAATCAATGCAGTGATGATTTCTTGTTAACCAAGTTGCCTGTCTGTGTAAATCGGAAGACAACATTCTAATAGGAAACGGAGACTTGAATACATAATGACAAATTTGTGTTCCATTAAAAGCAGCAAGTTCTTTcactacaaatttattattttctattttaaaccCTTGAACGTCTATTACCAGATTCATTTTAACAACTAACATTTTGACTATGATACAGACCTTTTATTGCTGTCTCACAATTTTAGTTAAAGGATTGTAAGAGAATTCTTTTTCATGCAATATTAAGCAATAAGCGGAAACATTGTTTCCTACAGATTTACTAGTTTCAAATTCTATTCTCAAAACAACAGAGCCactttgaattatttctttttgtcttgaACAATCAGTATGCACTATAGGAGCAttctttttaaattcttctggaCTGAATATTGGTTGATTAGTTTGAATATGATAATAAGATTCTTGGAAATTAGCAAACATCTCATACAACGTTGCAAAACGGTTGGTGTCAAAATCTAAGTTGAGATCTTGATAAGGATATCGCTCCGAATTAAGAAACATACGGATATTTGTTAGATTGCAGTGATCAAATTTACTCATATCTTTCAGCATTTTTCCTTTTCGACCATCATGGAAAGCTACTACAATGTGTCGAGGACTTTCTAGCTTTGTAGTTGTTTTTACTGGCCAAGTATGACGTGTTGAATTATTTAAAGTGGGATACTCAACCAATTCCCAACTTCTAAATTTAATAGGTAGTTCTATGTTACTACGAACTATTTTGTTTAATCGCAATTGTTCGCTAATATTGGGTAAAATATGAGGTACATTCCAATATAGTTTGTTAATTGCAatttttggtttttctgtttCATCTGTAGCAATAATAGCATCAATATCATCTTTATCTCGTATTAAGACTAATTCTTGTCtcatgtttattataattttttgaaaatcttcGAAAAATCCGGACCAAATTTTTAACGGTATGCATACGTTAAAATTGCCATGATTATCAATTACCAGTTTATCACCTTTTGGAAACCATCCAGCATTTTGTAAGAGTTTACTCTGATTTTCATTAAGAGACAAATAATTTTTCAAAGTCGAAATTAAACCAATATTTCGTACAGAATCAATTATAACACCATTTAACTCATACCTTAATTCTCTAAATAAATATGATATACCGTTATTAATAAATTGAAATTTTGTTGGAACTTGATTTTTATCGGTTAACATTTGACCTTCAATGTAAATATAACTGTTACATGGTAAAGTATAGGCGTCTAGATCTTGGATAGGAATTCTAATTTCAtcattatagtttaaatttgatGTATATGGTTGATAAGTGTGATACTGATAATCTTCAATAGTTGTATCGCTAAAAGGTTGACCCAACACATGTAacatttccattatattaaaacttGATAACCAAGTGATTTCAAAAATTTACGATTTTTAGATGTTAACAGCTTAGATGTTATCCTTCTACTAATTGTTTTAATGAGATGACGTCTTTTATAGGAATGTTTGGGATAATTACTTTGATGAAACCGCAAAACCATTTTACTCAATTTTTCTAAGATGTAGCCGAATAGTAATTGTCtctttattaaaattaactaaatttcCTTGTTGATCTAAAACACGAACAGTTATGTTGCTTATCGTCTTGTTGCTTACAGGATAATACAAGATGGTTAACGGTTGCTCGACTATTTTATACCCATTAGGAACTTgaggaaaaaattgatgaataataTGCACAGCCTTTCCATTTAAGAAAGATCCAACAGCAATATTACAATCAATACAGATAgtattaacttttaaaatatttaccacATTCGTGGATATATGAAGTTTATTTGGTGTTAGTTTAACTCTTTCGAAACCTAGTAAACTTCCTATAGAATTATCAACATCAAAATTAATCCAATCACTACTTTTAATGCTAattctatttgtatttatatcgGGTTTCATACTAATTATGCTAGCGGTTTGAatcatttcatttttaataattttaataatatcatCAACTTCGTAGGCACCTACAGGAATTTTAAAGGTAAATTCGCTGTTTTTACCCCACACAAAAACATTATTATTAATATCGACATTTGGAATACTGTTAAAAGTGTCAAAATTTGCAACACCAATTTCATAATTGAAATTCTCATCAAGATAAATCGGAGGATTGTAATCATCACTGAGAATTGATGATTCTCCAGTAAGGGTGAATGTGACTGACATGCTGGTTCAAGTATAAATGATGCTCAAtgattaattatagtaattaaataaaaatcttaaacagtTTTGACCacaattaaaagaattaaaattttgaatGACATCATAGTTATATACTATAGTAACGTTTCCATTACTTTTAAAATATCGTACTAATTCAGTAGGAGGAGGTAAATTTCCATAACTATCAAAATAAGTAATAATTGTATCTTGTTTAGCATATGCAGTCCAATGTGTACCATTTCCGTCTTTCGTATCGTGGTTTACTATACCTGATTCGTGTTTTTGTATTACATGAGGTACAGAATCACGCATAAAAACTCCACGAAAATGAGGAATATGTAACAAACCAGCATATTTAACAAGATCTACATCAGTCATTGCTCGTTTAGGTAGCTTTACCGGGAGTTTCTTGAATACGGCTTTAAACGGAAACCTTTGCCGCGACGTTTTATTCCGTAACCTTTGTATGGTCTTAAATAAAACCCCGCTCCTTTTTTTGCCGTTTGTTCCATTACTAAATTATGCCTTTGTTGTTCAGCAAGTTTTTCACGGTCAGCTTTGGCATCATTAACCGCTTTGGCAATTCCAGCTGCACCTCCCCCAACAGCTCCTAACGCTCCGAGCAATGGTAACAACAAAGGTAAAAAACCACCTTTCTTGGGAGCTCGAATAAtgcgttttcttttttttttcaatgcacctcctttttttggttttttagaaaATCCCATACCCAATTTACGTTTACCTTTCATTGCTGTCGTTACAAACCAAGCTGCAATCTTTTCACCTAGCTTAGCGTCCTTTGATTTTACCCGTTCCCACGCtttattttccaaaattttatctGCTTCGTGTCTTTCACTTAAATTTTTATGTTGTGAATACGCAATGTCGTGTGTTTTACACGCAGCGTCTAATGCGTTAATTCCTTCGTCCCCTCTCTCTAATCTTTGATGCAAGTGAGTTCCAGGACCACAAAATTGATATCCAGGTATATGTGCTTCGAATGGAAGTTTGTTAATGAGACTGTTGACTAATCCTTTTCCTAGTCGACGTGTTTTCACTTTCGCACTTTTTACCATTATGGtacttatatatatattacaacctATTTATACTATCAGTTATCACTTGAACGTTATGAAGATCATTCAACAAAAGAATCGTTTACCTATTGAAAATCATGATAATAACGATGCATTTAAAACGGGAAAACATGGTTGTTTGTTTGGAG
Protein-coding regions in this window:
- the LOC140431147 gene encoding uncharacterized protein, giving the protein MEMLHVLGQPFSDTTIEDYQYHTYQPYTSNLNYNDEIRIPIQDLDAYTLPCNSYIYIEGQMLTDKNQVPTKFQFINNGISYLFRELRYELNGVIIDSVRNIGLISTLKNYLSLNENQSKLLQNAGWFPKGDKLVIDNHGNFNVCIPLKIWSGFFEDFQKIIINMRQELVLIRDKDDIDAIIATDETEKPKIAINKLYWNVPHILPNISEQLRLNKIVRSNIELPIKFRSWELVEYPTLNNSTRHTWPVKTTTKLESPRHIVVAFHDGRKGKMLKDMSKFDHCNLTNIRMFLNSERYPYQDLNLDFDTNRFATLYEMFANFQESYYHIQTNQPIFSPEEFKKNAPIVHTDCSRQKEIIQSGSVVLRIEFETSKSVGNNVSAYCLILHEKEFSYNPLTKIVRQQ